In Microvenator marinus, one genomic interval encodes:
- the ruvC gene encoding crossover junction endodeoxyribonuclease RuvC gives MRVIGIDPGSRYTGFGVVEKVGQELKHVASGRINASARTLSFGARLSLIYAGLDDVIAEYLPEHSAIESIFAAKNVSSTIKLGQARGVALLVLEHRGLSPTEYSPAEVKNNVTGHGRASKASVDIMIRRLLKLPDEANISEDAADALAVALCHCQLIGFKQKLESPNRS, from the coding sequence ATGCGCGTGATTGGAATTGACCCTGGAAGCCGCTACACCGGGTTCGGTGTGGTGGAAAAAGTTGGCCAAGAGTTGAAGCACGTGGCCAGCGGACGCATCAACGCATCAGCGCGCACGCTGAGTTTCGGAGCCAGACTAAGCCTGATCTACGCGGGCCTCGACGATGTCATCGCCGAGTATCTGCCGGAGCACTCAGCGATCGAGTCCATCTTTGCGGCCAAAAACGTCTCATCCACCATCAAACTCGGTCAAGCACGCGGTGTAGCGTTGCTGGTCTTAGAACACCGCGGCCTCTCTCCTACCGAGTACTCCCCTGCGGAAGTGAAAAACAATGTCACTGGACACGGTAGAGCCTCGAAGGCTTCCGTTGACATTATGATCCGAAGGCTCCTAAAACTGCCTGATGAGGCCAATATCAGCGAGGACGCTGCTGATGCGCTCGCCGTTGCGTTGTGCCATTGCCAGCTCATCGGCTTCAAACAAAAGCTGGAATCGCCAAACCGGAGCTAA
- a CDS encoding NUDIX domain-containing protein — MYKNPYPTVDVIIENNGKVLLIERNNEPLGWALPGGFVDYGESVESAAQREAVEETSLEVELLDLFYVYSNPSRDPRQHNLSVVFLAKSLTPLDEMKARDDARDVRFFGFNELPALCFDHARILQDYQEFRRSGNKPRPGEGR, encoded by the coding sequence GTGTACAAGAATCCCTATCCCACCGTGGATGTGATCATTGAGAATAATGGGAAAGTCCTTCTCATCGAGCGCAACAATGAGCCTCTTGGCTGGGCCTTGCCCGGTGGATTTGTAGACTATGGCGAGAGCGTAGAGTCCGCAGCACAACGAGAAGCTGTAGAAGAAACCTCGCTCGAAGTCGAACTCTTAGACCTCTTCTACGTCTACTCAAACCCATCGCGAGACCCGCGACAACACAATCTCAGCGTGGTTTTCCTCGCCAAATCGCTTACGCCGCTCGACGAAATGAAAGCCAGAGATGACGCACGAGACGTGCGATTTTTTGGCTTCAACGAGCTGCCTGCTCTCTGCTTCGACCACGCCCGTATCCTGCAGGACTATCAGGAGTTCCGGCGTAGCGGAAACAAACCAAGACCCGGTGAAGGCCGTTGA
- the ruvB gene encoding Holliday junction branch migration DNA helicase RuvB codes for MSRNSNIEHTQLGGAEEEFEQSLRPLGLDEFVGQVSIRENLNVMVQAAKIRGQALDHILFSGPPGLGKTTLGHIISRELGVTMHLTSGPSLERKGDLAGILSSLEEGDVLFIDECHRLNTVVEENLYPAMEDFYFDIVIGEGAAARSMKLNLPRFTLVGATTRAGLVSAPLRDRFGLVTRLDYYTHEDLTRIVSRSAAILNMNLTIEGASEIARRSRGTPRIANRLLRRVGDYALVHQSKTIDQELAAYALSKLAVDSLGFDYLDRLYLDALVSKFDGGPAGLDTLAAAIGEEKDTIEEVVEPFLLQLGFIQRTPRGRVATRQAFEHLGIALPSKQGSLV; via the coding sequence ATGTCCAGAAACTCAAACATTGAACACACTCAACTCGGCGGGGCCGAGGAGGAATTTGAACAGAGCCTGAGGCCGCTAGGTCTCGATGAGTTCGTGGGCCAGGTTTCGATCCGTGAAAACCTGAACGTCATGGTGCAGGCGGCAAAGATTCGGGGCCAAGCTCTCGACCACATCTTGTTCTCTGGACCTCCGGGGCTAGGAAAGACCACGCTAGGTCATATTATCTCGCGTGAACTTGGCGTCACGATGCACCTGACCAGTGGCCCGTCGCTCGAACGCAAGGGCGACCTCGCCGGCATTCTCAGCAGTCTTGAAGAAGGTGACGTGCTCTTTATCGACGAATGCCATCGACTCAACACGGTGGTGGAAGAAAACCTCTACCCTGCGATGGAGGATTTCTACTTTGACATTGTCATTGGTGAAGGTGCGGCGGCGCGTTCGATGAAGCTCAATCTGCCGAGGTTCACCCTCGTTGGCGCCACTACGCGCGCAGGACTGGTCTCAGCACCTCTTCGAGACCGTTTTGGCCTCGTCACTCGACTCGACTACTACACTCATGAAGACCTGACGCGAATCGTCAGTCGTTCCGCAGCCATCTTGAACATGAATCTCACCATTGAGGGGGCATCCGAGATCGCGCGACGCTCAAGGGGTACGCCGAGGATAGCGAACCGCCTGCTTCGACGGGTTGGAGATTATGCGCTCGTTCATCAGTCGAAGACTATTGACCAAGAATTAGCCGCCTACGCACTCTCGAAACTCGCCGTGGATTCACTCGGGTTTGATTATCTCGACAGACTTTATCTGGATGCGCTGGTCTCCAAATTCGACGGTGGTCCTGCAGGACTCGACACTCTAGCCGCCGCGATCGGAGAGGAAAAAGACACCATCGAAGAAGTGGTGGAACCGTTCCTTTTGCAGTTGGGATTCATCCAACGTACTCCACGTGGCCGTGTGGCGACTCGGCAGGCGTTCGAGCACTTAGGCATAGCCCTACCCTCCAAACAGGGCTCTTTGGTTTAG
- a CDS encoding YggS family pyridoxal phosphate-dependent enzyme, whose amino-acid sequence MKNRKDELVANLEEVRGRISEAASRAGRSPDEITLIAVSKTMPVADILALWEVGQRDFGENYVQEWRDKVDELPDSIRWHYIGGLQSNKAKYLANRVTLIHSIDSKSAVKELIKRSEVAPEILVQVNTGNDEAKGGIEPDAALEFVTQASEIGARVRGFMTIPPFDREAIPYFREMKGLFDSARKEMPELDILSMGMTSDFETAIELGATHIRVGTAIFGKRG is encoded by the coding sequence ATGAAGAATCGCAAAGACGAGCTGGTGGCGAATTTGGAGGAAGTTCGGGGTCGGATCTCTGAAGCTGCAAGCCGAGCAGGGCGAAGCCCGGATGAGATTACCCTGATCGCGGTGTCTAAGACGATGCCTGTGGCCGATATTCTGGCCCTATGGGAAGTGGGGCAGCGCGATTTTGGCGAAAACTATGTGCAAGAGTGGCGAGATAAGGTCGATGAGTTGCCAGATAGTATTCGGTGGCACTACATCGGTGGGCTACAGAGTAATAAGGCGAAATACCTCGCGAATCGGGTAACCCTGATTCATTCCATCGACTCGAAATCGGCAGTCAAAGAGCTTATTAAGCGAAGTGAGGTCGCGCCGGAGATTCTGGTTCAGGTCAACACCGGAAATGATGAGGCTAAGGGAGGCATTGAACCAGACGCAGCTCTGGAGTTCGTGACGCAGGCGAGCGAGATAGGGGCTAGGGTGCGCGGCTTTATGACGATTCCGCCCTTTGATCGCGAGGCGATACCCTATTTTCGAGAGATGAAAGGGCTCTTCGATTCCGCGCGCAAAGAGATGCCGGAGCTCGATATTCTCTCGATGGGTATGACCTCAGATTTTGAGACGGCAATTGAACTTGGTGCTACTCATATTCGGGTCGGGACCGCAATTTTTGGCAAACGAGGTTAA
- a CDS encoding serine/threonine protein kinase, with amino-acid sequence MSQLKTLGPYTLLRRIAVGGMAELYLAKKTGGLGGFEKFYALKAILPHHIGDEDQEKLMIDEARLTSQLRHDNIITVLDLDRDQNRMFMVMEYVRGHDLSVLVDKLRHARGMLALEIAAYVTREICAGLHYLHSQVGADGQPLNLIHRDVSPQNVLIGMDGDVKLIDFGVAKARGKDRVETKTGIIKGKLKYMAPEYATGNLQDARSDIFAAGLILYELITGSPAYDETQVSPAEFLERIKYARVPHPSELRSDIPDDLQKIVAKSLALHPDKRYPSALEMQHDLSIYLSRVAPHFSKSHCSVYFQSVFQRLGIEPELPSNISADRSSPAKRPERSIEHALDEQGRVQLVAEDLAQAVEKTGELQIPMGHDLEPTSQLQALARDPSAPRIVTLSKFTELYKSPDESGIAAVEPREIKVEFEPIPVKIETAELAPLEPISHEDEFDYEDAETGRLPADALNFDDGFDHTDRLSPPPTEPVSRVQPSAIPVAKIPIRPPQKEQKPAQSGFNSLGAQGNFSAAPQPSTTGNQPFGFASGGSGAFQSPPPAASPFQPPTTTGFQPTGSGQFNPNPSTTGEFQQAQPEKSEDEKRAETLLSKQLEGVKQGTHRPFRITDADVEEFEKPNIHSRKLKSMIALMILVIVAGITLMILV; translated from the coding sequence ATGAGTCAGCTCAAAACACTTGGCCCCTACACTTTGCTGAGGCGTATCGCCGTCGGTGGCATGGCCGAGTTGTATCTTGCTAAGAAAACGGGCGGACTCGGTGGGTTTGAGAAGTTCTACGCTTTGAAGGCGATCCTGCCGCACCACATCGGCGATGAAGACCAAGAAAAGCTGATGATCGACGAGGCGCGGCTCACCTCGCAGCTTCGCCATGACAATATCATCACGGTCTTGGACCTCGACCGCGACCAGAACCGAATGTTCATGGTGATGGAATACGTGCGCGGCCATGACCTCAGCGTCTTAGTCGACAAACTTCGTCACGCGCGTGGAATGCTCGCGTTGGAGATTGCAGCGTACGTCACGCGGGAGATTTGTGCGGGCCTGCATTACTTACACTCTCAAGTTGGGGCAGATGGCCAGCCGCTGAACCTCATTCACCGCGATGTATCGCCTCAAAACGTTCTTATCGGTATGGATGGAGATGTAAAACTCATCGATTTCGGCGTTGCAAAAGCTCGTGGCAAAGACCGAGTGGAAACCAAGACCGGTATCATCAAAGGGAAGCTCAAATATATGGCTCCCGAATACGCGACCGGGAACCTCCAAGACGCTCGCAGTGATATCTTCGCCGCTGGTTTGATCCTCTACGAGCTGATTACCGGCTCACCGGCCTACGACGAGACGCAGGTCTCACCCGCGGAGTTTTTAGAGCGAATCAAATACGCTCGTGTTCCTCATCCCTCTGAGCTGCGCTCGGATATACCGGACGACTTGCAGAAGATCGTCGCAAAATCATTGGCCTTGCATCCTGATAAGCGCTACCCAAGCGCGCTTGAGATGCAGCACGACCTCTCAATCTATCTCTCGCGAGTGGCCCCCCACTTCTCAAAGTCTCATTGCTCGGTCTATTTCCAAAGCGTTTTCCAACGTCTTGGAATCGAGCCCGAGCTGCCTTCAAACATAAGCGCTGACCGAAGTTCGCCGGCCAAACGTCCCGAGCGTTCCATTGAACACGCCCTAGATGAACAAGGCCGCGTACAGCTCGTAGCGGAGGATCTTGCGCAAGCCGTCGAGAAGACCGGTGAGCTGCAGATCCCCATGGGTCATGATTTAGAGCCGACCTCGCAACTTCAAGCACTCGCCCGTGATCCGAGTGCACCGAGAATTGTCACGCTATCCAAATTTACGGAGCTCTACAAAAGCCCTGATGAAAGCGGTATCGCGGCCGTTGAACCACGAGAGATCAAAGTAGAATTTGAGCCAATTCCGGTGAAGATCGAGACGGCGGAACTCGCACCTTTGGAACCCATCTCTCATGAAGATGAGTTCGACTATGAAGATGCCGAGACCGGTCGCCTTCCGGCGGATGCGTTGAATTTCGACGACGGTTTTGACCATACGGATCGACTTAGCCCTCCTCCAACAGAGCCCGTTAGCCGAGTTCAACCCAGCGCAATACCCGTGGCGAAAATCCCTATTAGGCCGCCGCAGAAAGAGCAAAAGCCCGCCCAATCTGGATTCAATAGTCTCGGCGCTCAGGGTAATTTTTCAGCTGCGCCTCAACCGTCCACCACTGGAAACCAGCCCTTCGGGTTTGCCTCGGGCGGCTCTGGAGCATTTCAGTCCCCACCGCCGGCAGCTAGCCCGTTTCAACCTCCGACAACCACCGGCTTCCAGCCCACCGGTTCAGGACAGTTCAATCCAAACCCTTCGACAACAGGCGAGTTTCAACAGGCACAGCCTGAAAAGTCGGAAGATGAAAAACGGGCGGAAACGCTACTGAGTAAGCAGCTCGAGGGCGTCAAGCAAGGCACTCACCGCCCATTTCGCATCACCGATGCAGATGTTGAGGAGTTCGAGAAGCCGAACATCCACAGCCGAAAACTCAAGAGTATGATCGCGCTCATGATCCTCGTCATCGTTGCTGGAATCACCCTTATGATTCTGGTCTAG
- the moeB gene encoding molybdopterin-synthase adenylyltransferase MoeB, protein MSIRQKIEELKTKLNFVEPAELPGGRLVIDIREQDETADGVIPGALIIPKGVIEMRIEAHAPANAAIALYCATDARSTLAALSLKELGYTNVSVLQGGFSRWKSEGREIEIPVQLGADERVRYSRHLRIPEVGEAGQAKLRSARILMLGAGGLGSPAGLYLAAAGVGCLGVIDSDIVDKSNLQRQVIHNESRLGMRKVDSAEVAIRALNSDVKVEKFQTRLDGANVAEILGLGWDAILDGGDNFSTRYILNDAAVSHRIPLIHGSVYRFEGQATTFIPGKGPCYRCLYPEPPPPELAPSCQEAGVLGVVPGVVGLLQALEALKLVVGFGEPLIGRLLMFDAKTTRLREVKIGRDPECPVCASIH, encoded by the coding sequence ATGTCGATTCGTCAGAAAATTGAAGAGCTCAAGACTAAGTTGAACTTTGTGGAGCCGGCGGAGCTCCCAGGTGGTCGTTTGGTCATCGATATTCGAGAGCAAGACGAGACTGCCGACGGAGTGATTCCAGGAGCTCTTATCATTCCTAAAGGGGTGATTGAGATGCGAATCGAGGCACATGCCCCCGCAAACGCCGCGATTGCGCTCTATTGCGCGACAGATGCCAGATCTACATTGGCTGCGCTTTCGTTGAAGGAACTCGGCTACACCAATGTCTCGGTCCTGCAAGGTGGGTTTTCTCGATGGAAATCAGAAGGACGCGAGATTGAGATTCCGGTGCAGCTAGGGGCCGATGAACGCGTGAGGTATTCGCGCCATTTGCGCATCCCCGAGGTAGGGGAGGCGGGGCAGGCTAAGCTGAGATCCGCCCGTATTCTCATGCTTGGTGCTGGCGGACTCGGTTCCCCGGCCGGGCTTTACCTCGCCGCAGCGGGCGTTGGGTGTTTGGGTGTTATCGATTCAGACATCGTGGATAAGTCCAACCTTCAGCGCCAGGTGATTCACAACGAGTCTAGGCTCGGCATGCGCAAAGTTGATTCTGCCGAAGTCGCGATTCGAGCGCTAAATTCTGACGTGAAGGTGGAGAAGTTTCAGACGCGTCTCGACGGCGCGAACGTGGCGGAGATTCTAGGTCTCGGCTGGGATGCCATCCTCGATGGAGGCGATAATTTCTCCACGCGCTACATTTTGAATGATGCTGCCGTCAGTCATCGAATCCCGTTGATACACGGGTCGGTCTATCGGTTCGAGGGGCAGGCAACGACTTTCATTCCAGGGAAGGGGCCGTGCTACCGTTGTCTCTATCCCGAGCCACCACCGCCTGAGTTGGCGCCTTCATGTCAGGAGGCCGGGGTTCTGGGTGTTGTTCCGGGCGTGGTGGGGCTACTTCAGGCTCTGGAGGCGTTGAAGCTCGTCGTTGGATTTGGGGAGCCTTTGATAGGGCGTCTACTGATGTTCGACGCCAAGACCACGAGGCTTCGTGAAGTGAAAATCGGGCGTGATCCAGAATGCCCGGTGTGTGCGTCTATTCACTGA
- a CDS encoding SDR family NAD(P)-dependent oxidoreductase translates to MKKRAWISGHSRGIGSALYQLLESQGWIVGGGSRSTGVDITDLSSVEASIDEFARTHGGLDAVVHCAAMLGPRAELSDVSTEEMRTVLDVNVLGTFHVIKAAGPRFTGAAQLLLLSSSVGRRGRAGWGPYSASKHALEGLADTIAEEMPQVRVLSLNPGGTATDMRAEAYPDEDPKTLPSAEEIAKVIFDLMNDASHKSGSKLDCRDFL, encoded by the coding sequence TTGAAAAAACGCGCCTGGATATCTGGCCACTCTCGAGGAATCGGGAGTGCGCTCTATCAACTTTTGGAATCACAGGGATGGATTGTCGGTGGAGGGTCTCGCTCCACAGGCGTTGATATCACGGACCTTTCAAGTGTCGAGGCTTCGATCGACGAGTTCGCGAGAACCCATGGCGGCCTTGATGCCGTTGTCCATTGTGCCGCCATGCTCGGGCCCAGGGCTGAGCTAAGTGATGTTTCAACCGAAGAAATGCGTACAGTTCTAGACGTCAACGTCTTAGGAACCTTTCACGTCATCAAGGCAGCGGGCCCGCGATTTACCGGCGCCGCCCAACTCTTGCTCCTCTCTTCATCTGTAGGCCGCCGTGGACGTGCAGGCTGGGGGCCTTATTCTGCCTCCAAACACGCACTTGAGGGATTGGCCGACACCATTGCCGAAGAGATGCCGCAAGTACGCGTGCTCTCATTAAATCCGGGTGGAACGGCCACAGATATGCGCGCGGAAGCCTACCCAGATGAAGACCCCAAAACCTTGCCCAGTGCCGAAGAAATCGCGAAGGTCATCTTCGACTTGATGAATGACGCGAGTCACAAATCCGGCTCGAAGCTCGATTGTCGCGATTTTCTCTAG
- the ruvA gene encoding Holliday junction branch migration protein RuvA: protein MIARLTGHITDEALDHFVVDVNGVGYLVHCPIGTAQRAKRLEDGRSTLIIHTVVREDAFLLYGFANQTEREIFLKIIAISGVGPKLASAILSDMDVNEILQTVQSENVQRLTKVSGVGKKTAQRLILELKGSLQNWAPEDNVAPKPKAAASRLEDDLKSALLNLGYKPLLVDDVVDKLSPIPEDMNSIEPLIRQALKLLQ from the coding sequence TTGATTGCACGTCTAACAGGACATATCACCGACGAGGCCCTGGACCATTTTGTGGTCGATGTAAATGGGGTCGGCTATCTGGTGCATTGCCCGATCGGCACAGCCCAGCGAGCCAAACGCCTTGAAGATGGCCGCTCGACCCTCATCATTCACACCGTGGTTCGTGAGGATGCATTCTTGCTCTACGGGTTCGCCAACCAAACCGAACGCGAGATTTTCCTAAAAATCATCGCGATTTCCGGTGTCGGACCCAAGCTCGCAAGCGCCATACTTAGCGATATGGACGTCAATGAAATCCTACAAACGGTGCAGTCCGAGAATGTACAACGGCTGACCAAGGTCAGTGGCGTAGGAAAGAAGACCGCACAACGGCTCATCTTGGAACTCAAAGGGTCACTGCAAAATTGGGCACCCGAAGATAACGTGGCGCCAAAACCCAAGGCGGCGGCCTCCCGGCTCGAGGACGACCTCAAGTCGGCTTTGTTGAATTTGGGCTATAAGCCTCTTTTGGTCGATGATGTGGTCGACAAACTCAGTCCAATACCTGAAGATATGAACAGTATTGAGCCGTTGATTCGACAAGCTCTGAAGCTCCTTCAATAA
- a CDS encoding HEAT repeat domain-containing protein, translating to MKLIVLLALIWLLPSSVLAQETRFSESFDGVRPSIEVTLQRIPRESGWQARLLVGSSAREAASAQFPEWAGAPYYDYDVELRSLGGVSVLLFEAIPATGRDAPGSASSFQALFAQRGRSWTLVTQTRYSLLDGGIRLEWSDNGELIRRTQDAGAFCAAPSLNAGYQRFIPTSLTFSSAVDTDLIESNATTEANTLVPDAPFELEPYNYSLWYAASSNQRNPDDSVTAIRPTEVGDLNGSTAWISGRPGENRGQFITARLNPALKLKGLRIFPGHGASESEFRKHMRPKKLLISTDSGGFIANLPEVDYDTLTNLGGVQIRLPESVRSRCLSLLVLETYPALDRSDPSSSRTIAIAEATPMTELHGIPADVAALVVVEMLLKQDDPGNTRRLAQLTSPIGPELAKVLDSVISPGNAEDIALVAPLLRYLPAEEAVPILFALFRTLPADHSAYPQVKRSMVANAEMSRNYLSSLPPSELGPEKRIDLIRMIGRVGTVVDIRNLIENLGEDDKQLRQERIRAVVRGGEEVLPELFRFIATSKDAEARNDAFQATYSIARKKYYAAPSHVPGSEVLTQELNRSETSPRQRMLILTTLKHIAPSGGLDELIKILKSAQNPLERREAASSLGHYTQREARVALEEALSDPSPDVRIEAIVSLSKREDLSFSQAAILDFVDQDRWPEAQTAAFAALATIGSATAMSVLEEELLDEPASASATRAADAIRRADRPINVSVASSVISAPAVPFLTKRHIVDALGTTPGNESFGALTRVVDAKFEELDEKRQDNLRTRAILSIGRHGTPQARKFLFELLEDKDHQLSALRALAFFQDPALIDELREFQRINPALETEIQDTITMIERRLDVEGIKSAFEDAEEFLSE from the coding sequence TTGAAACTCATCGTTCTTCTAGCCCTCATTTGGCTCCTCCCGTCGAGCGTCCTGGCTCAGGAAACCCGTTTTTCCGAGAGTTTCGACGGTGTGCGTCCGTCAATCGAGGTCACACTTCAGCGCATTCCCAGGGAATCGGGTTGGCAAGCTCGCCTACTCGTTGGCTCTTCGGCTCGAGAAGCCGCATCTGCGCAGTTTCCGGAATGGGCCGGTGCACCCTACTACGATTACGACGTTGAGCTGCGCTCGCTCGGCGGCGTCAGTGTCTTACTTTTCGAAGCAATTCCGGCCACCGGTCGAGACGCCCCCGGCTCCGCGAGCTCATTCCAAGCGCTCTTTGCGCAGCGAGGACGCTCGTGGACACTTGTCACACAAACTCGTTATTCCCTTTTGGACGGCGGGATTCGTCTGGAATGGAGCGACAACGGCGAGCTCATTCGCAGAACCCAAGATGCAGGGGCTTTCTGCGCCGCACCCTCCTTGAACGCGGGCTATCAACGCTTCATCCCTACGAGCCTGACCTTTTCGAGCGCCGTCGACACTGACCTCATCGAGTCAAACGCCACAACTGAGGCCAACACCCTCGTACCCGACGCCCCATTTGAGCTCGAACCCTATAACTACTCCTTGTGGTACGCTGCGAGCTCGAACCAGCGCAATCCAGACGATTCGGTCACGGCGATTCGCCCCACCGAAGTCGGTGACCTAAACGGAAGCACAGCGTGGATCAGCGGGCGCCCCGGGGAAAATCGCGGCCAGTTCATCACCGCCAGACTCAATCCTGCCCTCAAACTCAAAGGGCTGAGAATTTTTCCGGGACACGGCGCCTCGGAGAGCGAATTTCGAAAGCATATGCGCCCCAAGAAATTGCTCATTTCCACGGACTCCGGCGGGTTCATCGCGAACCTACCCGAGGTGGACTACGACACGCTGACGAACCTCGGCGGAGTCCAGATTCGATTGCCCGAATCCGTGAGGTCGCGCTGCCTGAGCTTACTCGTTCTGGAGACATACCCGGCACTCGATCGGAGCGACCCATCGAGCTCGCGGACTATCGCGATCGCTGAAGCGACGCCGATGACTGAGCTTCACGGCATCCCAGCAGACGTGGCCGCTCTCGTTGTGGTCGAAATGCTCCTGAAACAAGACGACCCCGGCAACACCAGGCGACTCGCCCAGCTCACCTCACCTATCGGTCCCGAGCTCGCTAAAGTTCTAGACTCAGTCATCTCTCCGGGAAACGCTGAGGATATCGCCCTCGTCGCGCCGCTCTTGCGCTATCTGCCTGCCGAAGAGGCGGTTCCGATTCTCTTCGCGCTCTTTAGAACGCTACCCGCCGACCATTCTGCCTACCCACAGGTCAAACGCTCCATGGTCGCCAATGCGGAAATGTCGAGGAACTACCTTTCGTCTTTGCCACCGTCAGAGCTGGGGCCGGAGAAACGGATCGATCTCATTCGAATGATTGGACGGGTTGGCACCGTGGTAGACATTCGGAACCTGATTGAAAACCTCGGTGAAGACGACAAGCAGCTGAGGCAAGAGAGAATTCGAGCGGTCGTTCGAGGCGGAGAAGAAGTATTGCCGGAACTATTCCGCTTCATCGCTACGAGCAAAGACGCTGAAGCTCGAAATGATGCCTTCCAGGCAACCTACTCTATCGCTCGCAAGAAGTATTATGCAGCACCCAGTCATGTCCCCGGCTCCGAAGTTTTGACTCAAGAGTTGAATCGCTCCGAGACAAGCCCCCGACAACGAATGCTCATTTTGACCACCCTGAAGCATATCGCCCCATCGGGTGGATTGGACGAACTAATCAAAATCTTGAAGTCTGCCCAGAACCCCTTGGAGAGACGAGAAGCGGCATCCTCGTTAGGGCACTACACCCAACGAGAAGCACGGGTCGCGCTTGAAGAGGCTCTTAGCGATCCCTCGCCGGACGTGCGGATTGAGGCAATTGTCTCGCTTTCAAAACGAGAAGACCTGAGCTTTTCGCAAGCTGCGATCTTGGATTTTGTAGACCAGGACCGATGGCCGGAGGCACAAACCGCGGCGTTCGCTGCGCTCGCCACAATTGGAAGCGCCACCGCGATGAGTGTGCTCGAAGAAGAGCTTTTGGACGAACCCGCATCGGCGAGCGCGACACGAGCAGCCGACGCCATTCGCCGAGCCGACCGTCCCATCAATGTATCGGTGGCGAGCAGTGTGATTTCTGCACCCGCCGTACCCTTCCTGACAAAGCGGCACATCGTAGACGCGCTTGGAACCACCCCAGGCAATGAATCCTTTGGTGCGTTGACTCGAGTGGTGGACGCAAAATTCGAGGAACTCGACGAGAAGCGACAAGACAACCTTCGCACCCGAGCGATTCTCTCCATCGGTCGTCACGGCACGCCTCAGGCGCGTAAATTCCTCTTTGAACTGCTTGAGGACAAAGACCATCAACTCTCAGCGCTTCGCGCACTCGCCTTCTTCCAAGATCCGGCGCTCATCGACGAGTTACGCGAGTTTCAACGGATCAATCCTGCGCTCGAAACCGAGATCCAAGACACCATCACAATGATTGAGCGAAGGCTTGACGTTGAAGGAATCAAATCGGCCTTTGAGGACGCGGAAGAATTTCTCAGTGAATAG
- a CDS encoding Maf family protein — protein MLLHSREIILASGSPRRREMMEQMGFKVHVRPSDIPEIPDENEGPMAYTRRLCEEKARSVSSNLDSDLWVLAADTVVVQDEKILEKPGDFEHAVSMLKLLSGRWHEVITSFCWNRADVLRVESVTTRVKFWDLDAKTIADYVNSGEPMDKAGAYGIQGLGGLLVEEIEGSFHSVVGLPISHVVRMLNALESESK, from the coding sequence ATGCTTTTACACTCACGCGAAATTATTTTGGCAAGCGGCTCGCCGCGCCGCAGGGAGATGATGGAACAGATGGGCTTCAAAGTGCATGTGCGTCCGTCCGATATCCCTGAAATTCCGGACGAAAACGAAGGTCCAATGGCCTACACACGGCGGCTTTGCGAGGAAAAGGCTCGCAGCGTTTCGAGCAATTTGGACTCGGATCTCTGGGTGCTTGCAGCAGATACGGTCGTGGTACAAGACGAAAAAATCTTGGAGAAACCAGGCGATTTTGAGCACGCGGTGTCGATGCTGAAATTGCTTTCGGGGCGATGGCACGAGGTTATCACGAGCTTTTGCTGGAATCGTGCGGATGTACTGAGAGTTGAAAGTGTGACAACGCGCGTCAAGTTCTGGGACTTAGACGCAAAGACCATCGCTGATTATGTGAACTCGGGTGAGCCAATGGATAAGGCCGGAGCCTATGGAATTCAGGGGCTCGGTGGGCTTCTTGTGGAAGAGATCGAAGGCAGTTTTCATAGCGTGGTTGGGCTTCCAATTTCGCATGTCGTTAGAATGTTGAATGCGCTGGAGAGTGAGTCGAAATGA